The following coding sequences lie in one Carassius carassius chromosome 1, fCarCar2.1, whole genome shotgun sequence genomic window:
- the grifin gene encoding grifin isoform X2, which yields MNFEASCPDGLCPGWSVILKGETPAEASKFEINFLCDRDDRIAFHFNPRFTESDIICNSYMANHWGQEERCSSSPLGIEEPFQIEIYSDNDNFHVYIDETKVMQYKHRVEDLKTVTKVQVVNDVNISSLEIAKKHF from the exons TTTGAGGCATCCTGTCCTGATGGTCTATGTCCAGGATGGAGTGTCATCCTGAAAGGAGAGACCCCAGCAGAAGCCAGCAA GTTTGAGATCAATTTCCTGTGTGACCGCGATGACAGAATAGCCTTCCATTTCAACCCACGCTTCACTGAGTCAGATATCATCTGCAACTCCTACATGGCCAACCACTGGGGACAGGAGGAGAGGTGCAGCAGCTCTCCCCTCGGGATAGAAGAGCCTTTTCAG ATTGAAATTTACTCTGACAACGATAACTTCCATGTTTACATTGACGAAACCAAGGTGATGCAGTATAAACACCGTGTGGAAGACCTGAAGACCGTCACGAAAGTACAAGTGGTCAATGACGTCAATATCTCCTCTTTAGAGATcgccaaaaaacatttttaa
- the grifin gene encoding grifin isoform X1 yields MALRFEASCPDGLCPGWSVILKGETPAEASKFEINFLCDRDDRIAFHFNPRFTESDIICNSYMANHWGQEERCSSSPLGIEEPFQIEIYSDNDNFHVYIDETKVMQYKHRVEDLKTVTKVQVVNDVNISSLEIAKKHF; encoded by the exons ATGGCATTACGG TTTGAGGCATCCTGTCCTGATGGTCTATGTCCAGGATGGAGTGTCATCCTGAAAGGAGAGACCCCAGCAGAAGCCAGCAA GTTTGAGATCAATTTCCTGTGTGACCGCGATGACAGAATAGCCTTCCATTTCAACCCACGCTTCACTGAGTCAGATATCATCTGCAACTCCTACATGGCCAACCACTGGGGACAGGAGGAGAGGTGCAGCAGCTCTCCCCTCGGGATAGAAGAGCCTTTTCAG ATTGAAATTTACTCTGACAACGATAACTTCCATGTTTACATTGACGAAACCAAGGTGATGCAGTATAAACACCGTGTGGAAGACCTGAAGACCGTCACGAAAGTACAAGTGGTCAATGACGTCAATATCTCCTCTTTAGAGATcgccaaaaaacatttttaa
- the LOC132149570 gene encoding carbohydrate sulfotransferase 12-like encodes MALYQSKSTKMGKSRLFRIFMIVGAIFMILLIIIYWDDVGASNFYLHTTISGAHPSRLSPQSRRDPEKKVEEDKEGSFLTDIDAFVNQFLEGTADPTEQVRGEPPPGDPHNQSSEKAEEKFVPRREWKIHLTPIDPEKKQRQESRKQLIQDVCSNKSYFDFPGKNRTFDDIPNKELDHLIVDDRHGIIYCYVPKVACTNWKRIMIVLSESLLLDGLPYQDPLDVPQELIHNSSLHFTFNKFWKRYGKFSRHLMKIKLKKYTKFLFIRDPFVRLISAYRNKFEQENEDFYKRFAVIMLRKYSNYTDPPASVVDAFAAGIRPSFSNFVQYLLDPNTEKEMPFNEHWRQMYRLCHPCQINYDFVGKLETLDEDAEHLLRILRVDNVVEFPRSHRNQTVSSWEQDWFASIPLESRKELYRLYEADFKLFGYSKPEKLVHE; translated from the coding sequence ATGGCACTTTATCAGTCAAAATCAACCAAAATGGGAAAGTCGAGACTGTTCCGCATTTTTATGATAGTGGGTGCCATCTTCATGATCCTTCTTATAATCATATACTGGGATGATGTGGGGGCCTCAAATTTTTACCTGCACACAACCATCTCTGGAGCCCATCCGTCACGACTCTCTCCACAGAGCCGTCGTGACCCAGAAAAGAAAGTAGAGGAAGACAAAGAGGGCTCGTTTTTGACGGACATTGATGCTTTTGTCAACCAGTTTTTAGAAGGAACCGCAGACCCCACGGAACAGGTGAGAGGAGAACCGCCCCCGGGAGACCCCCACAATCAGTCCTCTGAGAAAGCAGAGGAGAAATTTGTCCCGAGACGAGAGTGGAAGATCCATCTGACGCCAATTGACCCTGAGAAAAAACAAAGGCAGGAGAGTAGAAAGCAGCTGATCCAAGATGTGTGCAGTAACAAAAGTTACTTTGACTTCCCCGGAAAGAACAGGACTTTTGACGACATACCCAATAAAGAGTTGGATCACCTCATCGTGGACGACAGGCATGGGATCATTTACTGTTATGTTCCCAAGGTGGCCTGCACAAACTGGAAGCGCATCATGATCGTGCTGAGCGAGAGCCTGTTATTGGACGGGCTGCCCTACCAAGACCCTCTAGATGTTCCTCAGGAGCTCATCCACAACAGTAGCCTGCACTTCACCTTCAATAAGTTCTGGAAGCGTTATGGAAAGTTCTCACGGCACCTCATGAAAATCAAGCTCAAGAAATATACCAAGTTTTTGTTCATCAGGGATCCCTTCGTGCGACTGATCTCTGCCTATCGCAACAAATTCGAACAAGAGAACGAGGACTTCTACAAAAGATTCGCAGTCATCATGTTGAGAAAATACAGCAATTACACGGATCCACCGGCATCGGTCGTGGACGCTTTCGCTGCTGGGATTCGTCCGTCTTTCTCCAATTTCGTTCAGTATTTATTGGATCCTAACACTGAAAAAGAGATGCCTTTCAACGAGCACTGGAGACAAATGTACCGTCTTTGCCATCCCTGCCAGATAAATTATGATTTCGTGGGGAAGCTGGAGACCTTGGATGAGGACGCTGAGCATTTGTTGCGGATTCTTCGCGTTGACAATGTCGTTGAATTCCCCCGAAGTCATCGCAACCAAACGGTCAGCAGTTGGGAGCAGGACTGGTTCGCCAGCATACCGTTGGAGTCCAGAAAAGAGCTGTATAGGCTATATGAAGCTGACTTTAAACTGTTTGGATATTCCAAACCAGAGAAGCTGGTACATGAGTGA
- the LOC132121645 gene encoding neuropeptide FF receptor 2-like, which translates to MNFTAGLLKKELLLSNALLSLNASFHDAEDFTNDAFLHQSGELERLLLLTIKEPTTIALTVMYSLSFGVGFIGNLMAIRMLTCQKTKRMQSISATRSLLINLAVCDLMVVCICMPITLGHTIYTAWVYGDLLCRAVPFIQAVSVSASVLSLTVISINRYYSVHSPLNSLSYFTQKKIYITIVCVWILSSAICAPLLFMIKLDEIHLIDIVVPICRELWPQARLKQVYNVLLFVALYCIPVTFNLIISFLTGRKLWKASHHFDDFDPHSHAMHAIHLKMRKKIAKVVVTLVLLFAISWLPLYVADILIDHEVHPPHWVLQSRPFAQWLGLTNSSLNPICYCFLGDLYRSARAVRSRYHQRMLSVLRSSSSFKLSSLLSLKKQKSDRRQGAVSQVSVETLSDWCSNNSQMLSLQSLSEKIVSTSNPELSNL; encoded by the coding sequence ATGAATTTCACCGCAGGCTTGCTGAAAAAAGAGCTTCTGCTCTCAAACGCCTTGCTGTCCTTGAACGCCTCTTTCCACGATGCCGAGGACTTCACAAACGATGCTTTCCTCCACCAGAGTGGAGAGCTGGAGAGACTGCTGCTGCTGACAATCAAAGAGCCCACCACTATCGCTCTCACCGTGATGTATTCATTATCATTTGGGGTGGGCTTCATTGGAAATCTCATGGCCATTCGAATGCTCACCTGCCAGAAGACTAAGAGGATGCAGAGCATCAGTGCCACCCGGAGTTTACTCATCAACCTGGCAGTGTGTGATCTGATGGTGGTTTGCATCTGCATGCCTATCACGCTCGGCCACACTATCTACACCGCATGGGTGTACGGAGACCTCCTGTGTCGGGCCGTTCCCTTCATCCAGGCCGTGTCCGTGTCTGCCAGTGTCCTCAGCCTGACCGTCATCAGCATCAACCGATACTACAGTGTTCACAGCCCGCTCAATTCCCTCTCATACTTCACCCAGAAGAAGATCTACATCACCATCGTATGCGTTTGGATCCTGTCCTCGGCCATTTGCGCACCTTTACTCTTCATGATCAAGCTGGACGAGATCCACTTAATCGACATCGTCGTGCCAATCTGCAGAGAGCTTTGGCCGCAGGCGAGACTCAAGCAGGTCTACAACGTGCTCCTCTTCGTAGCTCTCTACTGCATCCCCGTAACCTTCAACCTCATCATCAGTTTTCTGACGGGAAGGAAGCTCTGGAAGGCTTCTCATCATTTCGACGATTTTGATCCACACAGCCATGCCATGCACGCTATACATCTGAAGATGCGCAAAAAGATCGCCAAGGTGGTGGTCACTCTGGTTCTCTTATTCGCCATCTCCTGGCTCCCGCTTTACGTTGCAGACATCCTGATTGACCACGAGGTTCATCCACCTCACTGGGTTCTGCAGAGTCGTCCTTTTGCACAGTGGCTTGGCCTCACTAACTCCAGCCTCAATCCCATCTGCTATTGTTTCTTGGGCGATTTGTACCGCTCTGCCAGAGCAGTCAGGTCCAGGTATCATCAGAGAATGCTTTCCGTCCTTAGATCCTCCAGCTCTTTTAAACTGTCCAGTTTGCTTTCTCTCAAAAAGCAGAAATCTGACCGGCGACAGGGTGCCGTGAGCCAGGTGTCGGTGGAGACTCTTTCTGATTGGTGTTCTAACAACAGCCAAATGTTGTCTCTCCAAAGCCTCTCAGAGAAGATTGTGTCTACAAGCAATCCTGAGTTATCCAACTTGTAG